From a single Nicotiana tomentosiformis chromosome 2, ASM39032v3, whole genome shotgun sequence genomic region:
- the LOC104108172 gene encoding protein transport protein SEC13 homolog B gives MPAQKIETGHNDIVHDVTMDYYGKRVATASSDTTIKITGVSNNAASQHLATLSGHTGPVWQAAWAHPKFGSILASCSYDGKVIIWKEGNQNEWTQAHVFSDHKSSVNSISWAPHELGLCLACGSSDGNISVHTARSDGGWDTTRIDQAHPVGVTSVSWAPSMAPGALVGSGALEPVQKLASGGCDNTVKVWKLYNGIWKMDCFPALQMHTNWVRDVAWAPNLGLPKSTIASASEDGTVVIWTVAKEGDQWEGKVLKDFKTPVWRVSWSLTGNLLAVAAGDNNVTLWKEAVDGEWQQASTVDQ, from the coding sequence ATGCCAGCACAGAAGATTGAAACCGGTCACAATGACATAGTTCACGATGTTACTATGGACTACTATGGAAAACGTGTGGCTACAGCATCTTCTGATACCACCATAAAAATAACTGGTGTGAGCAACAATGCTGCTTCACAACACCTTGCTACTTTGAGTGGTCATACTGGTCCTGTTTGGCAGGCTGCCTGGGCTCACCCCAAATTTGGCTCAATCCTTGCTTCCTGCTCCTACGATGGTAAGGTAATAATCTGGAAGGAAGGCAATCAGAATGAGTGGACGCAAGCTCATGTTTTTAGTGACCACAAATCATCAGTTAACTCCATTTCATGGGCTCCTCATGAACTTGGGCTTTGCTTGGCTTGTGGTTCTTCTGATGGTAATATCTCAGTGCACACTGCTAGGTCAGATGGTGGTTGGGACACTACGAGAATAGACCAAGCTCATCCAGTTGGGGTAACATCAGTTTCATGGGCACCATCAATGGCTCCTGGCGCTTTAGTTGGTTCAGGTGCGCTTGAACCTGTTCAAAAGCTGGCATCTGGTGGATGTGATAACACCGTGAAGGTTTGGAAGTTATATAATGGCATTTGGAAGATGGATTGCTTCCCTGCACTTCAGATGCACACTAACTGGGTGAGGGATGTAGCCTGGGCACCAAACTTGGGACTACCGAAGTCAACAATTGCTAGTGCTTCAGAGGATGGTACAGTTGTCATATGGACTGTGGCAAAGGAGGGAGATCAGTGGGAGGGTAAGGTTCTTAAAGACTTCAAGACTCCTGTTTGGAGGGTCTCATGGTCTCTAACCGGAAACTTGTTAGCTGTTGCCGCTGGGGATAACAATGTCACATTGTGGAAAGAAGCTGTTGACGGGGAGTGGCAACAGGCCAGCACTGTTGACCAATAG